A genomic stretch from Candidatus Methanomethylophilaceae archaeon includes:
- a CDS encoding Ig-like domain-containing protein: MNPYPFYLENSSIDDIDQKGLLVTLYFDAPSGKSGEFPIILDFSEVFNVAGKDVEVICEDGAIVTSTVRVPVTGVSVIPSTVSIKASQTATLTASVSPSNATNKNVSWRSSNPDVATISSTGVVTGMSSGTASIFVTTQDGSFSSVCRVTVDAGIKATSITLNADSLSLETGDTFTLKATVLPQNTTDKRVTWTSSQGDIVSVDSNGKVTAKSAGSAYIIATSVGGDVIPAICLVEVKEKVVSVTGVSLDKTSLSLKVKEKTNLNAVVNPSNATNKNLTWKSSNTSVATVSDGTVTAVSTGTATITVTTSDGGYKATCKVIVTRNASSNCVSISVDAVQSEPGAKNVEVNITVDSNGGFFGSDFEIEYGQGLTLKELKSGTLMAITPNEDYTINPYFFYAENSAVSDVTSTGVLATLVFDVVGDASGSLPVKIVRTEMFNVAGELISPNLVEGAVVIGSSDIRVTGVDIKPDTLSLDVGKTANLTVNISPSDATNKNVSWRSSDAGVATVSSTGVVTAIKEGKANIFVTTEDGSFSDISLVTVTNPNVPVSGVSLDSARLSLETGEKHTLKATVSPSDATDKSVTWKSSKTTVAKVSTSGVVTAVAPGTATVTVTTTDGSKTATCVVTVVAPMVNVTGVSLDSSKLSLEAGEKHTLTATVSPSDATDKSVTWKSSKTAVAKVSSAGVVTAVAPGTATITVTTNDGSKTATCVVTVVAPTVNVTGVTLNASSISIEKGSTAILTATVLPSDATDKSVTWKSSKTAVAKVSASGVVTAVAVGTATITVTTVDGAKTATCTVKVVKASDITEGEVFSFDGIEYTVLQDMKSVSVTGCSSDKTEVSLPASVTYKGKALAVESIGEKAFFGSPIVSVNTGSVPTIGMKAFASCPSLSDVTIGAKSIMGYAFYGSMAITHIKFSDALTDLGTQALGSLKFLDFSGNELKKNAANLAGKEFTGSDSVLMAVPAIGETFSVGGLNYTVISDGSVSLTGSEEKITELTVPSEVSVGLYKFSVDSIGEKAFFGSSLVSVDTGSVPTIGMKAFASSPSLSDVTIGAKSIMGYAFYGSMAITHIKFSDALTDLGTQALGSLKFMVDGAEVRKTAGNLAGKEFYVIDGVLQCVDIAVGETFYVDGLKYTITSAVPLEVSLSGYQGNPTVVIAPDHVEYKGLEFKVTYIADKAFYKCNSIVFADISAIPASGTRVFEYCSSLVSAVVDMEVLRGYYFLDCPSLRYVDISGSKEIRAYAFHNTSGIYSITFSDELSKVYSNAFNAVTFYGADGSALKVTASDLKGKTFVGSDSKLYERLSVGSSFVMDGIQYSIDSESSVTITGYEGSISSLIVPVCVSYGGSAYTVDSVSAKAFYGCTTLEYADLGAVSMIGDRAFANCTSLVGVKVSAPYLGTYCFFGCPLKNLDLTSVVTIDASAFSECRALESLVFSDSLAYVGKNAFFRAFFYSTDGAAITEDAAGLAGKTFMGADSKLYECPKVGAKITVDGLVYSVTSIMPNEVSLVGYEGSISAISVLSEVKYGSLSFKVRAIADQAFYKCETLIYAYLGDVETVGFKAFAGCTGLVYVNTSAKSIGSYAFFGCTKLYGMDLSSALTIGASAFSGVPLAFATFSWDLFDVGKNAFYGLTFMDGVSKLDPTASNLAGKSFAGDGKVLSRVA; the protein is encoded by the coding sequence ATGAATCCGTACCCTTTCTACCTTGAGAACTCGTCTATCGACGATATAGATCAGAAGGGTTTGCTGGTTACATTGTATTTCGATGCGCCTAGCGGCAAATCGGGGGAATTCCCGATAATACTTGATTTTTCGGAAGTTTTCAATGTTGCTGGCAAGGATGTGGAAGTCATCTGCGAGGACGGAGCGATAGTCACGTCTACCGTTCGTGTCCCTGTGACGGGAGTGAGTGTGATTCCCTCCACGGTTTCTATTAAGGCGAGCCAAACGGCCACCCTTACCGCATCTGTGTCCCCGTCTAATGCGACTAATAAAAATGTATCATGGAGATCTAGCAATCCAGATGTGGCTACTATTAGCAGCACTGGTGTCGTCACCGGCATGTCGTCTGGTACGGCATCAATATTTGTCACTACCCAGGATGGCAGTTTTTCCAGTGTTTGCCGCGTAACAGTGGATGCAGGGATCAAAGCCACCAGCATAACTCTTAACGCCGATTCTCTCAGCTTAGAAACCGGCGATACTTTCACTCTCAAAGCCACGGTTCTGCCTCAAAATACCACTGATAAGAGGGTGACATGGACTTCCAGTCAGGGCGACATCGTTTCTGTGGATTCCAACGGAAAGGTCACTGCCAAATCGGCAGGTTCCGCTTATATAATAGCAACCTCAGTTGGAGGAGACGTTATTCCGGCGATATGTCTTGTTGAGGTCAAAGAGAAAGTCGTCAGTGTCACAGGAGTGTCATTGGACAAAACCTCTCTCAGTCTCAAAGTCAAAGAAAAAACCAATCTCAACGCCGTTGTGAACCCTTCTAACGCGACAAACAAAAATTTGACTTGGAAATCAAGCAACACATCTGTTGCCACGGTGAGCGATGGGACTGTTACAGCCGTTTCCACCGGAACGGCAACGATAACTGTCACCACTTCAGATGGCGGTTATAAAGCAACCTGCAAGGTCATCGTAACGAGGAATGCCTCATCTAATTGCGTATCAATAAGCGTCGATGCGGTCCAGTCCGAGCCTGGAGCTAAGAATGTCGAAGTCAATATAACCGTAGACTCCAACGGGGGATTCTTCGGATCGGATTTCGAAATAGAATACGGCCAGGGCCTTACGCTCAAGGAGCTCAAATCCGGCACCCTGATGGCCATCACGCCCAACGAAGACTACACTATCAACCCGTATTTCTTCTATGCTGAGAACTCAGCCGTGAGCGACGTGACTTCGACCGGGGTTCTGGCGACTTTGGTGTTCGATGTCGTAGGAGATGCTTCCGGGAGCCTCCCAGTCAAGATCGTCCGCACCGAGATGTTCAATGTTGCTGGTGAGTTAATTTCGCCCAACCTCGTGGAGGGTGCAGTGGTTATTGGATCTTCTGATATTAGAGTCACAGGCGTGGATATCAAGCCCGACACGCTCTCGCTCGATGTCGGTAAGACCGCGAATCTGACTGTGAACATCTCGCCTTCCGACGCAACCAACAAGAATGTGAGCTGGAGGTCCAGTGATGCAGGCGTCGCAACCGTAAGTTCTACTGGAGTGGTCACAGCAATCAAGGAAGGCAAAGCCAACATATTTGTGACCACCGAAGACGGGAGTTTCTCGGACATTAGTTTGGTTACCGTAACTAACCCCAATGTTCCAGTTTCAGGCGTATCGCTTGATTCTGCCAGGCTCTCCCTTGAGACCGGAGAAAAACACACTCTTAAAGCCACCGTGTCACCATCCGATGCAACTGATAAGTCCGTGACCTGGAAATCCAGCAAGACTACTGTCGCCAAAGTATCCACGTCAGGAGTTGTCACAGCTGTTGCGCCCGGAACTGCGACAGTCACTGTCACAACAACCGACGGATCCAAGACCGCCACATGCGTCGTGACAGTGGTCGCTCCGATGGTCAACGTCACCGGTGTTTCGCTTGATTCCTCTAAGCTCTCTTTGGAGGCTGGAGAAAAGCACACTCTTACCGCTACCGTGTCGCCTTCCGATGCGACAGACAAATCGGTAACCTGGAAATCCAGCAAGACAGCCGTCGCCAAAGTGTCTTCGGCAGGCGTTGTCACCGCGGTCGCGCCCGGAACAGCAACGATTACAGTCACAACTAATGACGGATCCAAGACCGCCACATGCGTCGTGACAGTGGTCGCTCCGACGGTCAATGTCACCGGAGTGACTCTGAATGCTTCGTCCATATCGATCGAAAAAGGATCTACTGCGATTTTGACGGCCACTGTGTTGCCTTCCGATGCGACCGATAAGTCCGTTACATGGAAATCCAGCAAGACGGCTGTCGCCAAAGTATCCGCGTCAGGAGTCGTCACTGCGGTTGCGGTTGGGACTGCTACCATAACCGTCACCACCGTAGATGGCGCCAAGACCGCGACCTGCACGGTCAAAGTCGTGAAAGCCTCAGATATCACAGAGGGCGAAGTCTTCTCGTTCGACGGCATCGAATACACGGTCCTCCAGGACATGAAGTCTGTGTCCGTCACGGGATGTTCCTCGGACAAGACTGAAGTATCTTTGCCCGCATCTGTGACCTACAAAGGAAAGGCTCTCGCAGTCGAATCCATCGGCGAGAAGGCGTTCTTCGGAAGTCCCATCGTTTCCGTCAATACAGGAAGCGTTCCGACGATAGGGATGAAGGCCTTCGCCAGCTGCCCCTCGCTGTCCGATGTCACCATCGGCGCCAAGAGCATCATGGGCTACGCATTCTACGGAAGCATGGCCATCACGCACATCAAATTCTCCGATGCGCTCACCGATCTGGGGACCCAAGCCCTCGGATCCTTGAAGTTCCTCGATTTCAGCGGGAATGAGCTGAAGAAGAACGCCGCCAACCTCGCTGGAAAGGAGTTCACCGGTTCTGATTCCGTTTTGATGGCCGTCCCTGCAATCGGGGAGACGTTCTCCGTGGGAGGATTGAATTACACTGTGATCTCCGATGGCTCCGTCTCTCTGACCGGAAGCGAAGAGAAGATCACGGAACTCACCGTGCCTTCCGAGGTGTCAGTGGGACTCTACAAGTTCTCAGTGGATTCGATAGGCGAGAAGGCGTTCTTCGGAAGCTCTCTCGTTTCCGTCGACACCGGAAGCGTTCCGACCATAGGGATGAAGGCTTTCGCCAGCAGCCCCTCGCTGTCCGATGTCACCATCGGCGCCAAGAGCATCATGGGCTACGCATTCTACGGAAGCATGGCCATCACGCACATCAAATTCTCCGATGCGCTCACCGATCTGGGGACCCAAGCCCTCGGCTCTCTCAAATTCATGGTCGATGGCGCCGAAGTCAGGAAGACCGCCGGAAACCTCGCCGGCAAGGAATTCTACGTCATAGACGGAGTCCTCCAATGCGTCGACATCGCAGTCGGTGAGACATTCTATGTCGACGGCCTCAAGTACACGATCACCTCCGCGGTACCGTTGGAAGTTTCGCTGTCCGGATATCAGGGCAACCCAACCGTCGTCATAGCGCCCGATCACGTCGAGTACAAGGGCCTCGAATTCAAGGTCACGTACATCGCCGACAAGGCCTTCTATAAATGCAATTCAATCGTTTTCGCCGATATATCGGCGATTCCGGCCAGCGGCACCAGAGTGTTTGAGTACTGCTCCAGCCTCGTTTCCGCGGTCGTGGATATGGAGGTCCTCAGGGGCTACTACTTCCTGGATTGCCCATCGCTCAGATACGTCGACATCTCCGGGTCCAAGGAGATTAGAGCATATGCTTTCCACAACACCTCTGGGATTTATTCCATAACATTCTCCGATGAGCTGTCCAAAGTCTATTCCAATGCGTTCAATGCCGTGACGTTCTACGGGGCCGACGGCTCTGCTTTGAAGGTGACGGCCAGCGACCTCAAGGGGAAGACCTTCGTCGGAAGCGATTCCAAGCTCTATGAGCGCCTTTCCGTGGGTAGCTCCTTCGTGATGGACGGCATTCAGTATTCCATCGACAGCGAATCCAGCGTTACCATCACCGGGTATGAGGGAAGCATATCCAGCCTTATCGTCCCGGTCTGCGTGAGCTACGGCGGATCGGCTTACACCGTGGATTCCGTGTCTGCAAAGGCGTTCTATGGGTGCACCACCCTGGAATACGCCGATCTCGGTGCGGTCTCCATGATAGGCGATAGGGCCTTTGCGAACTGTACCAGTCTCGTTGGAGTGAAGGTCTCGGCACCATATCTCGGAACATATTGCTTCTTCGGATGCCCCCTCAAGAATCTGGACCTCACGTCCGTCGTGACGATCGATGCCAGCGCATTCAGCGAGTGCAGAGCGTTGGAATCGCTCGTATTCTCCGATTCGCTCGCATACGTCGGGAAGAACGCCTTCTTCAGGGCATTCTTCTACTCTACCGATGGCGCGGCCATCACCGAGGACGCCGCCGGGCTTGCAGGCAAGACCTTCATGGGAGCGGATTCCAAGCTCTACGAATGCCCCAAGGTCGGCGCCAAGATAACCGTCGACGGTCTGGTCTATTCCGTGACCTCCATCATGCCCAACGAGGTTTCCTTGGTGGGCTATGAAGGCAGCATATCCGCGATCTCCGTCCTAAGCGAGGTCAAGTACGGCTCGCTTTCATTCAAGGTGAGGGCCATCGCGGACCAGGCGTTCTACAAGTGCGAGACTTTGATCTACGCTTACCTCGGAGACGTCGAAACCGTTGGATTCAAGGCTTTCGCAGGATGCACCGGGCTCGTCTACGTGAACACATCGGCGAAGAGCATCGGAAGCTACGCGTTCTTCGGATGCACCAAGCTGTACGGCATGGATCTCTCTTCGGCCTTGACTATAGGGGCCAGCGCATTCAGCGGCGTGCCTCTGGCTTTCGCGACTTTCTCCTGGGACCTTTTCGACGTAGGCAAGAACGCGTTCTATGGTCTGACGTTCATGGATGGGGTGAGCAAACTCGACCCGACCGCCAGCAACCTCGCAGGGAAGTCTTTCGCCGGAGACGGGAAGGTTCTCAGCCGCGTGGCATAA
- a CDS encoding DUF2130 domain-containing protein — protein sequence MSEIRCPHCGTLFQIDESDYGKIVSQVRDAEFSKEMEYRVQHYEKEKADAISLIKAEDEKIRSELLTKTREELTKEISSKDLEIAELKAKIGSFEMEKTMAVKSAEEAKNRTIQKMGSDIAELKAKIGSFEMEKTMAVKSAEEAKNDTILKKDAEIAELKAEQSKWDSEKKLALSEAENRKIEEINSKDREIADLKAKMEQDEITKKIEQERMKSVYEAQLKAKDEEVEFYKDFKARQSTKMIGESLERFCENEFNKLRPAGFQNAYFEKDNEISKSGSKGDYIFRESLDGIEFASIMFEMKNEADQTASKHRNEDFFKELDKDRNEKGCEYAVLVSMLEPDSELYNTGIVDVSYRYPKMYVIRPQFFIPIITLIRNASRSSLEYKQELLVVRNQNLDITHFEENMNAFKDGFSRNYRIASEKFSKAIEEIDKTIDHLQKVKEGLIGSERQLRLANDKAQDLSIKKLTRNNPTMAKKFEDLKQDSD from the coding sequence ATGTCAGAAATCAGATGCCCCCACTGCGGAACTCTGTTCCAGATCGACGAATCAGACTACGGCAAGATTGTCAGCCAGGTTCGCGATGCGGAATTCTCCAAAGAGATGGAGTACCGCGTTCAGCATTACGAGAAAGAGAAAGCCGATGCGATATCCCTGATCAAAGCCGAAGATGAGAAGATCCGTTCCGAACTCCTGACGAAAACCAGAGAAGAGCTTACCAAAGAGATCAGCTCGAAAGACTTGGAAATAGCGGAGCTGAAAGCGAAGATCGGCAGCTTCGAGATGGAGAAGACTATGGCCGTCAAGTCCGCGGAAGAGGCCAAAAACAGGACAATCCAGAAAATGGGCTCCGATATCGCGGAGCTGAAAGCGAAGATCGGCAGCTTCGAGATGGAGAAGACGATGGCCGTCAAGTCCGCGGAAGAGGCCAAGAATGATACGATCCTCAAGAAGGATGCGGAGATAGCGGAGCTGAAGGCCGAACAATCGAAATGGGACAGCGAGAAAAAGCTGGCGCTGTCGGAAGCCGAGAACAGAAAGATAGAGGAGATCAACTCCAAAGACAGGGAGATAGCCGATCTCAAGGCCAAGATGGAACAGGACGAGATCACTAAGAAGATCGAACAGGAAAGAATGAAAAGCGTGTACGAAGCTCAGCTGAAAGCGAAGGATGAGGAGGTCGAGTTCTACAAAGATTTCAAGGCAAGGCAGAGCACCAAGATGATCGGGGAATCGCTAGAGAGATTCTGCGAGAACGAATTCAACAAGCTCCGCCCCGCCGGGTTCCAGAACGCCTACTTCGAGAAGGACAACGAGATCTCCAAATCCGGCTCTAAAGGGGATTACATATTCAGGGAATCCCTGGACGGCATCGAATTCGCCAGCATAATGTTCGAGATGAAGAACGAAGCCGACCAGACAGCCAGCAAACATCGCAACGAGGACTTCTTCAAAGAGCTCGACAAAGACCGCAACGAAAAGGGATGCGAATATGCGGTGCTTGTCAGCATGCTGGAACCCGACAGCGAGCTGTACAACACGGGCATCGTAGACGTCTCGTACAGGTATCCGAAGATGTACGTCATCAGGCCGCAGTTCTTCATTCCCATCATCACCCTGATAAGGAACGCATCGAGAAGCTCTCTGGAATACAAGCAGGAGCTGCTGGTGGTCAGGAACCAGAATCTGGATATCACCCATTTCGAAGAGAACATGAACGCCTTCAAGGACGGATTCTCGAGGAACTATCGCATCGCGAGCGAGAAGTTCTCCAAAGCCATCGAGGAGATAGACAAGACCATCGACCACCTTCAGAAAGTGAAGGAGGGACTGATCGGATCCGAAAGACAGCTCAGACTGGCCAACGACAAGGCCCAGGACCTTTCCATCAAGAAGCTGACGAGGAACAATCCGACGATGGCGAAGAAGTTCGAGGACCTGAAGCAGGACAGCGATTGA